A window of Chelmon rostratus isolate fCheRos1 chromosome 18, fCheRos1.pri, whole genome shotgun sequence genomic DNA:
CAGTGTTGATGTCatactgattgattgattatggATTGTTTCCCCCACAGTATGGAGGATGATGAACTTCCGTCAGCGGATGGGATGGGTGGGCGTGGCTCTCTACTTGCTGCTCAGTGTCATGGTGGTGTATTATGTTTTTGAGGTTCAGAGCTTCAGTTTGGAGCATGTGCAGAGAGGCGGGGCCAGCCCCTCGGCTCCACCGCTCGCCATCGGCTGGTCTCAGAGCATCGGCACTCACCTGCCACCGCTTCCAATCTGGATGTGGGCGTCCGTCTTCCTGCTGCCgtacctgcagctcttcctcttcctgttctcctGTACGAGAGCTGACCCTCGAGCGGTTGGTTACTGCGTCCTTCCTGTCTGCCTTGCCCTGCTCTGCAGCCGTCACACCACCCGCAAACCAGCCAATCATAGAGGCCCGACGCTCATCGATACGTAGAAGAGAAGGGTCACGGCAGGAGGATGAGGCtgtaaaacaaactgaactgtttgtgatgtcacttcctgtgtgcctTTAAAGAGTTTAACAAACACCGCTGTTGGATTTTAATTCTCCGCTTTGACTATTTGGAACCTAACAGTCgaactaaccctaaccctgtcaAGATGCGTGAGTGAGGATCAAACATTTTTGGTACCGCTGACTGTTACTTCATACAGACCTTTCAGTCGGCGGCTGTcagtcatcctcctcctcctcagttatTTAATTattgtgacatcacagacaatCTTGTTCCGTGTTTGGATGGAGGATGTGT
This region includes:
- the tmem251 gene encoding transmembrane protein 251; its protein translation is MMNFRQRMGWVGVALYLLLSVMVVYYVFEVQSFSLEHVQRGGASPSAPPLAIGWSQSIGTHLPPLPIWMWASVFLLPYLQLFLFLFSCTRADPRAVGYCVLPVCLALLCSRHTTRKPANHRGPTLIDT